One genomic window of Aliiroseovarius sp. M344 includes the following:
- a CDS encoding pentapeptide repeat-containing protein has protein sequence MEPLDHAKALTTIVRTAWTGVTAASLYVWLTLASLKDVDLFVPYRTFSLPVVGTGIDPRGFFVFAPLLLLAAYFYFHLMLTRLFGCYHALLEQHEASKGTDTPHILESLVPPWFLTVLTDPESSDIEGEKRLDFHPVAFHLAWFFAYAFTPLTVFALSFRYLRAHDAFLTFAHTLLTTIIVVAAALFWLKRCDFCPGERGAPDEKAPPIAAKQAAAAQAAVIATLFGTVCLYLFSQAFIASGFRPYHPLVFLSPNAQLYRAELSKRPAGWDEIRWIQLQDFYEEWEKCTKDEITLGRAGERVNREIILARLAKRDADCNQAILSRQPENSIQDLQSELALRLDISIGAQLGRIPAPGDKDDALNTNLVYCKNENEEVLVGKPRDLRHAFLMEAHLVGANLDCVDLAGADLRRARMDLASLWGANLTGADLKGAWLSGARLKGALLKSAILSDLRTHSAAIFESAVISGTSFERALIHQSDFSGGASLDEVSFSNARMNGSKFSGANLTNVSFENASLVGAEFVSVEAQGVNFSTTNLRGAKISGTLEAADFSTAKLAGADLTWATIKDGVIASTELSGTVLDYVDLDGSALRDLDMTALDHVPQDFSDQLAKAFGDGSVELPEDIDRPAHWCEKALTPVQFYGVWQGWRKARGMSSLSVMNAHRWIYVSHSNGTRRYPEIPLEAPLPQGCPAKAVEQNGRAGESRVEVSN, from the coding sequence ATGGAACCACTTGATCATGCCAAGGCTCTGACCACAATCGTGCGCACCGCTTGGACAGGCGTGACAGCAGCAAGTCTGTATGTCTGGCTTACCTTGGCGTCGCTCAAAGATGTAGACCTGTTCGTGCCTTACCGTACGTTCAGTTTGCCAGTGGTTGGCACCGGGATCGATCCGCGCGGTTTTTTCGTCTTCGCACCATTGCTGCTGCTGGCGGCGTATTTCTATTTCCACCTGATGCTGACGCGGTTGTTCGGATGCTATCATGCCCTGCTAGAGCAACATGAGGCGAGCAAGGGCACAGACACGCCACACATACTGGAATCGCTGGTCCCACCGTGGTTTCTGACGGTCCTGACTGATCCGGAAAGTAGCGATATCGAGGGTGAAAAACGGCTCGATTTTCACCCAGTCGCCTTTCATTTGGCTTGGTTCTTTGCCTATGCCTTCACACCATTGACGGTCTTTGCTCTAAGCTTTCGCTATTTGCGAGCGCATGACGCGTTTTTGACGTTTGCACACACTTTACTGACCACCATTATAGTTGTGGCGGCGGCCTTGTTCTGGCTGAAGCGCTGTGATTTCTGTCCAGGCGAAAGGGGCGCGCCTGATGAAAAGGCCCCACCTATTGCGGCCAAACAGGCGGCCGCTGCACAGGCGGCTGTTATTGCCACGCTTTTTGGAACGGTGTGCCTGTATCTTTTTTCTCAGGCTTTTATTGCGTCCGGTTTCAGACCGTACCATCCATTAGTTTTTCTGTCGCCCAATGCCCAGCTTTACCGGGCTGAACTCAGCAAACGGCCAGCTGGTTGGGACGAAATCCGGTGGATACAACTTCAGGACTTTTATGAAGAATGGGAGAAGTGCACCAAGGACGAGATAACGCTCGGCCGTGCTGGCGAAAGGGTCAACCGTGAAATCATTTTGGCCAGACTTGCCAAAAGGGATGCCGATTGCAACCAGGCAATTTTGTCGCGCCAGCCCGAGAACTCTATCCAAGATCTTCAAAGCGAATTGGCCCTGAGATTGGATATCTCTATAGGCGCTCAACTTGGCCGTATTCCCGCACCTGGCGACAAGGACGATGCCCTGAATACCAATCTGGTTTATTGCAAGAATGAGAATGAGGAAGTTCTTGTAGGCAAACCTCGCGATTTGCGGCATGCCTTCCTGATGGAAGCGCATCTGGTCGGCGCTAACCTCGATTGCGTAGATCTAGCCGGTGCAGACTTGCGCCGCGCAAGAATGGATCTGGCGAGTTTGTGGGGCGCAAACCTAACGGGTGCAGATTTGAAAGGGGCTTGGCTTTCCGGGGCAAGGTTAAAGGGTGCATTGCTGAAGAGCGCAATTCTTTCTGATTTGCGCACGCACTCTGCGGCCATATTCGAATCCGCCGTTATCTCCGGGACCAGCTTCGAAAGAGCATTGATCCACCAGTCTGATTTCTCCGGAGGCGCATCATTGGACGAGGTATCATTTTCGAATGCTCGAATGAACGGTTCGAAATTCTCGGGCGCAAATTTAACAAATGTCAGTTTTGAAAACGCGTCCCTTGTTGGGGCTGAATTCGTTTCTGTTGAAGCGCAGGGCGTAAACTTTTCCACAACTAACCTGCGAGGTGCAAAAATCTCGGGTACGTTGGAAGCTGCGGATTTCAGCACCGCCAAGCTGGCCGGGGCTGATCTGACCTGGGCCACGATCAAGGACGGTGTAATTGCTTCAACAGAGTTATCCGGAACCGTGCTGGATTATGTAGATCTAGACGGGTCGGCTTTGCGCGATCTGGACATGACCGCGCTCGACCATGTGCCACAAGATTTTTCGGATCAGCTGGCAAAGGCGTTCGGCGATGGATCGGTTGAGCTTCCAGAGGATATCGATCGACCTGCCCATTGGTGTGAGAAGGCGCTGACACCCGTTCAATTCTATGGAGTCTGGCAAGGGTGGAGAAAGGCTCGGGGTATGTCCTCTCTGTCGGTAATGAATGCACACCGGTGGATATATGTATCCCATTCGAACGGAACCAGACGATATCCAGAAATCCCTTTGGAGGCTCCGCTGCCGCAAGGTTGCCCGGCTAAGGCGGTTGAACAAAACGGGCGAGCAGGGGAAAGCAGGGTAGAGGTCAGCAATTAA
- a CDS encoding DUF3131 domain-containing protein, translating to MGSKNIGLFEDPPFVSLVFFKFGSLGRADFAFSVSRIEWHSRDVDEMRIWSQAVKVRRLGCWPPRAKLRCSTGQFNRGEMMDRRTFLSRVVLSGAAATFPTLQAAQGASTAPCILLVDGVTPSTSSSDLFAYLDPIISQNVPVSIVVKFDREEWDKKDANTDLMRFFSTMTSDYPGLIDLALDLPDLASQHPYLRMRSASEARNRFTQSLAAALDNWSPKAIPQTIVSRLPNGEKPIIEGLRSAGVLSTILLPETGMAPEIWRNSDGTQQINGGWRLPPSATSEDIAATLATATSSDGPIVLAAKFPSDGPQGEEELFNQGAILGDTIRRNLISNRNYLILPSELRFRSGDVFSRNLVLCIQADGSDAEADGLAAKLTAAGVPFSVIKGAFDLAPEKSDATSAAAGEGQSHKCFQVSTTSADTWKEARSFAFEAIAADTKPRTIEPISCAAVKDETTPTSNMYEHAGFEIVLNMSPGKEHVLGYDESGALRMTTSVVLAGSHSILPAQTLRGRIDEVASPTEDVVLLVKATAYSASDDANELVKEIVALGKPDQFSLLNIKQYHASVSVKSEQARLLRFAQRWPARPYADEVSSAERDILMDDAKSAWSYFEQLTNPDTGLVPATAWLEDDKVQSYNFSTMWDTGSLILAILSAHSTGLLSNAEFAERIGAVLGGLATGIFDGLRLPKGLASTNGKASGDNDYNASDTARLLVSLHLLQKYAQKDLGIAGILSNWDLIETIRNGTPLTVRGGRLVSSYRSNYAGYIARAFGLWGYPVVSPYSEPEPGSPFDRGVHILHDVAEFGPIGAEPHLLEAIELGASDLVIAASEALFAAQVEEYQATGKLVCVSEGPINREPWFVYQGFQIGEDRGHWTVETLDPSPRFKTKGFIRAVDMLNSKGAFLWSAYRPSEYNDLLIGHIREKAMSSVLGFNPGVFSVTGETDQAYSDINTNAVILQSIAYRLNSGKPCVDWKAKW from the coding sequence GTGGGATCGAAGAATATTGGCTTGTTCGAAGATCCACCCTTTGTTTCTTTGGTGTTTTTCAAGTTTGGTTCCCTGGGTCGCGCCGATTTCGCGTTTTCAGTCTCACGGATAGAATGGCACAGTCGCGATGTTGACGAAATGCGTATATGGTCGCAGGCCGTCAAGGTGCGGCGTCTTGGTTGTTGGCCGCCACGCGCAAAGCTGCGATGCTCAACTGGGCAGTTTAATCGAGGTGAGATGATGGATCGTCGTACATTTCTTTCCCGCGTTGTTTTGAGCGGAGCAGCAGCGACTTTCCCTACTTTGCAGGCGGCACAAGGGGCCAGTACCGCGCCATGCATTCTTCTTGTCGATGGCGTGACTCCAAGCACCTCGTCGTCCGACCTATTCGCATACCTTGATCCAATTATTTCGCAGAATGTTCCGGTAAGCATCGTGGTCAAATTCGACCGCGAGGAATGGGATAAGAAAGACGCAAACACCGACTTGATGCGCTTTTTTTCGACTATGACCTCGGACTATCCGGGCTTGATCGATTTGGCCCTTGATCTGCCGGACCTTGCTTCACAACATCCTTATCTGCGCATGCGATCCGCAAGCGAAGCACGAAATCGGTTCACGCAATCCCTTGCTGCAGCATTAGACAATTGGTCGCCAAAAGCCATTCCACAGACGATTGTGTCCCGCCTCCCGAATGGCGAGAAACCAATCATAGAGGGACTGCGGTCTGCGGGCGTCTTAAGTACCATCTTGCTTCCGGAGACTGGAATGGCACCTGAGATCTGGCGCAACAGCGACGGCACTCAGCAAATCAACGGCGGATGGCGTTTACCGCCGTCCGCAACAAGCGAGGATATCGCCGCAACTCTCGCGACGGCGACATCCAGTGACGGTCCGATCGTTCTTGCCGCCAAGTTTCCCAGTGATGGTCCGCAAGGAGAGGAAGAGCTGTTCAACCAAGGCGCTATCCTCGGAGACACAATTCGCCGCAATCTGATCTCCAACCGCAACTATCTTATCCTGCCATCAGAGTTGCGGTTCAGATCTGGTGACGTCTTCTCTCGCAATTTGGTTCTCTGCATCCAAGCAGATGGTTCCGACGCTGAAGCTGACGGACTCGCGGCGAAACTGACCGCAGCGGGTGTTCCGTTCTCCGTGATCAAGGGGGCTTTCGATCTCGCCCCAGAGAAATCTGATGCCACTTCTGCAGCGGCCGGCGAGGGTCAGTCACACAAGTGTTTCCAGGTTTCGACAACAAGCGCTGACACTTGGAAAGAGGCGAGGTCCTTCGCCTTTGAAGCCATAGCAGCAGACACGAAACCCCGCACCATAGAACCGATTTCATGTGCAGCGGTGAAAGACGAAACCACGCCTACTTCCAACATGTATGAACACGCTGGGTTCGAAATCGTTTTGAATATGTCGCCGGGGAAAGAGCACGTCTTGGGATATGACGAGAGTGGCGCGCTGCGGATGACCACATCTGTGGTGCTCGCCGGGTCGCATTCCATTCTTCCGGCGCAGACGTTGCGCGGGCGAATTGATGAAGTCGCGTCGCCCACTGAAGATGTCGTGCTGCTTGTTAAGGCGACGGCATACAGTGCGTCAGATGATGCGAATGAACTGGTTAAGGAAATTGTCGCGCTTGGAAAACCTGATCAATTCAGCCTTCTCAACATCAAGCAGTACCATGCGAGCGTTTCCGTCAAGAGCGAACAGGCAAGGTTACTGCGTTTTGCGCAGCGATGGCCCGCCCGGCCATACGCGGACGAAGTGAGCTCTGCTGAGCGCGATATTTTGATGGACGACGCTAAGTCAGCCTGGTCGTATTTCGAGCAACTGACGAACCCTGATACCGGCTTGGTGCCCGCGACAGCCTGGCTCGAAGACGACAAGGTCCAATCCTATAACTTCAGTACAATGTGGGACACTGGTTCGCTGATACTCGCTATCCTTAGTGCACATAGCACTGGACTTTTGAGCAACGCCGAGTTCGCCGAGCGAATAGGCGCGGTTCTTGGCGGGTTGGCCACAGGAATTTTCGACGGATTGCGTCTTCCTAAAGGTTTGGCATCAACCAACGGCAAAGCTTCCGGCGACAACGATTACAATGCCAGCGATACAGCAAGGCTACTCGTTTCGCTGCATTTGCTTCAGAAATACGCCCAAAAGGACCTCGGGATTGCGGGCATACTAAGCAATTGGGACCTAATTGAAACCATCCGGAATGGCACCCCTCTGACCGTGCGGGGGGGACGCTTGGTATCTTCGTATCGATCAAATTACGCGGGATACATTGCACGTGCCTTTGGTCTTTGGGGTTACCCTGTTGTTTCGCCCTATTCTGAACCTGAGCCCGGCTCGCCCTTCGACCGAGGCGTCCACATCCTTCACGACGTTGCTGAGTTTGGGCCGATCGGGGCGGAACCACACCTGCTCGAGGCCATAGAACTGGGGGCTTCCGACCTGGTAATCGCCGCCTCGGAAGCGCTTTTCGCGGCTCAGGTTGAGGAGTATCAAGCAACCGGAAAACTGGTCTGCGTTTCGGAGGGTCCGATCAACCGTGAACCCTGGTTCGTGTACCAGGGGTTTCAGATCGGGGAGGATCGGGGGCATTGGACGGTTGAAACACTCGACCCGTCCCCACGTTTCAAGACGAAGGGATTCATTCGAGCTGTTGACATGCTAAATAGCAAGGGCGCTTTCCTTTGGAGCGCCTACAGACCCAGCGAATACAACGATCTACTGATTGGGCATATCCGCGAAAAAGCAATGTCCAGTGTGCTGGGATTCAATCCGGGGGTTTTCTCGGTCACCGGCGAAACAGACCAAGCATACAGCGATATCAATACGAACGCCGTTATTCTGCAGTCTATTGCGTATCGGCTAAATAGTGGCAAACCGTGTGTGGATTGGAAGGCCAAATGGTAA